In Nicotiana tabacum cultivar K326 chromosome 17, ASM71507v2, whole genome shotgun sequence, one DNA window encodes the following:
- the LOC107813802 gene encoding putative 3-hydroxyisobutyrate dehydrogenase, mitochondrial isoform X1 translates to MATFRLRSLLGLHKWRPKLLVCSASHFSPFRSYSSLNDTSLFGRIGFIGLGNMGSRMADNLIKAGYNLAVHDINHNVMKMFSDKGALTEDSPLKVAETSDVVITMLPSSNHVLDVYTGQNGLLSGGNPLRPWLFIDSSTIDPQTSRKVSADVCNCSLIHKRDGWKTPAMLDAPVSGGVLAAESGALTFMVGGTEEAYTAAKPLFLSMGKNSIYCGGSGNGATAKICNNLAMAISMLGVSEAFALGQSLGIAASTLTKIFNSSSARCWSSDTYNPVPGVMDGVPSSRNYIGGFASKLMAKDLNLAAASAKEIRLKCPLTSQAEKIFTELCNNGHEAKDFSGVFRYYYSGKDEQ, encoded by the exons ATGGCAACTTTCAGGCTAAGATCACTTTTGGGTCTCCACAAATGGAGGCCCAAGTTATTGGTTTGTTCAGCTTCACACTTTTCTCCATTTCGCAGCTACTCTTCACTGAATGACACATCTCTTTTTGGA AGAATTGGATTTATAGGACTTGGAAACATGGGATCAAGAATGGCCGATAACTTGATTAAGGCTGGATACAATCTTGCAGTTCATGACAT CAATCATAATGTTATGAAGATGTTTTCGGACAAAGGCGCTCTCACGGAAGACTCGCCTTTGAAAGTTGCAGAGACAAGTGATGTCGTTATTACAATGTTACCATCATCAAACCAT GTTCTGGATGTTTATACTGGTCAAAATGGCTTGCTTAGTGGTGGTAATCCACTCAGACCATGGCTATTTATTGATTCTTCTACGATTGATCCTCAAACATCAAGAAAGGTCTCTGCAGATGTGTGTAATTGTTCTTTGATACACAAGAGAG ATGGCTGGAAGACTCCTGCTATGTTGGATGCTCCAGTATCTGGCGGTGTTCTTGCAGCAGAGAGTGGGGCTCTTACTTTCATG GTTGGTGGTACAGAGGAGGCTTACACGGCTGCCAAACCCTTGTTTCTCTCAATGGGCAAAAACTCTATTTACTGTGGTGGATCGGGGAATGGTGCA ACTGCAAAGATCTGCAACAATTTGGCGATGGCTATTAGTATGCTTGGGGTGTCAGAAGCCTTTGCTCTTGGTCAGTCTTTGGGAATTGCAGCTAGCACTCTAACAAAAATATTTAATTCTTCAAGTGCTCGCTGTTGGAGTAG TGACACATACAATCCAGTGCCTGGGGTGATGGATGGGGTGCCCTCTTCCAGGAATTATATTGGAGGTTTTGCATCCAAGTTGATG GCTAAAGATCTGAACCTTGCTGCAGCATCAGCAAAAGAAATTAGACTCAAGTGTCCTTTGACATCACAAGCAGAAAAGAT CTTCACAGAGCTCTGCAATAATGGTCATGAGGCAAAGGACTTCTCCGGTGTATTCCGCTACTACTACTCTGGAAAAGATGAGCAGTAA
- the LOC107813802 gene encoding putative 3-hydroxyisobutyrate dehydrogenase, mitochondrial isoform X2, protein MGSRMADNLIKAGYNLAVHDINHNVMKMFSDKGALTEDSPLKVAETSDVVITMLPSSNHVLDVYTGQNGLLSGGNPLRPWLFIDSSTIDPQTSRKVSADVCNCSLIHKRDGWKTPAMLDAPVSGGVLAAESGALTFMVGGTEEAYTAAKPLFLSMGKNSIYCGGSGNGATAKICNNLAMAISMLGVSEAFALGQSLGIAASTLTKIFNSSSARCWSSDTYNPVPGVMDGVPSSRNYIGGFASKLMAKDLNLAAASAKEIRLKCPLTSQAEKIFTELCNNGHEAKDFSGVFRYYYSGKDEQ, encoded by the exons ATGGGATCAAGAATGGCCGATAACTTGATTAAGGCTGGATACAATCTTGCAGTTCATGACAT CAATCATAATGTTATGAAGATGTTTTCGGACAAAGGCGCTCTCACGGAAGACTCGCCTTTGAAAGTTGCAGAGACAAGTGATGTCGTTATTACAATGTTACCATCATCAAACCAT GTTCTGGATGTTTATACTGGTCAAAATGGCTTGCTTAGTGGTGGTAATCCACTCAGACCATGGCTATTTATTGATTCTTCTACGATTGATCCTCAAACATCAAGAAAGGTCTCTGCAGATGTGTGTAATTGTTCTTTGATACACAAGAGAG ATGGCTGGAAGACTCCTGCTATGTTGGATGCTCCAGTATCTGGCGGTGTTCTTGCAGCAGAGAGTGGGGCTCTTACTTTCATG GTTGGTGGTACAGAGGAGGCTTACACGGCTGCCAAACCCTTGTTTCTCTCAATGGGCAAAAACTCTATTTACTGTGGTGGATCGGGGAATGGTGCA ACTGCAAAGATCTGCAACAATTTGGCGATGGCTATTAGTATGCTTGGGGTGTCAGAAGCCTTTGCTCTTGGTCAGTCTTTGGGAATTGCAGCTAGCACTCTAACAAAAATATTTAATTCTTCAAGTGCTCGCTGTTGGAGTAG TGACACATACAATCCAGTGCCTGGGGTGATGGATGGGGTGCCCTCTTCCAGGAATTATATTGGAGGTTTTGCATCCAAGTTGATG GCTAAAGATCTGAACCTTGCTGCAGCATCAGCAAAAGAAATTAGACTCAAGTGTCCTTTGACATCACAAGCAGAAAAGAT CTTCACAGAGCTCTGCAATAATGGTCATGAGGCAAAGGACTTCTCCGGTGTATTCCGCTACTACTACTCTGGAAAAGATGAGCAGTAA